In one window of Henckelia pumila isolate YLH828 chromosome 1, ASM3356847v2, whole genome shotgun sequence DNA:
- the LOC140875366 gene encoding DEAD-box ATP-dependent RNA helicase 45-like — protein MEEPKPRKSRRDASEKEETKKSNRDREDRSSEKDRNKGRHEKEKSDLSKYRERDMHKDRHREKDHERTKRRSRDEEGTRGKSRGREKDSEELELDKEREKARDRDRARERERESEKERERRGRERKRERDKYNEKDKNHDMSSRLHSSSDDDRDHGKRRRKEEDYKKRDEVSNKQNRHRDGSQENDQRKESHEESVIVEGNSREEDLAEEQKRLDEEMEKRRRRVQEWQELRRKEELEVQTLGGSVNTDEPLSGKTWTLEGESDDEEAAPEEKSAMDEDETVKHDIEDSNGKSADNENVSTPALLTDNDQAAEDDEIDPLDAFMNSMVLPEVERLHNAVESSNNLGPDVAQTTGKQNSVQSKKGTTKTMGRIIPGEESDSDYGDLKDDEDPEEDEDDEEFMKRVKKTKVEKLSIVDHSKIDYPSFRKNFYIEVKEINRMTTEEVTTYRKELELRMHGKDVPKPIKTWHQTGLSTKILDTIKKMNYEKPMPIQCQALPIIMSGRDCIGVAKTGSGKTLAFVLPMLRHIKDQSPLMSGDGPIGLIMAPTRELVQQIHSDIKKFAKVMALSCVPVYGGSGVAQQISDLKRGTEIVVCTPGRMIDILCTSGGKITNLRRVTYLVMDEADRMFDMGFEPQITRIVQNTRPDRQTVLFSATFPRQVEILARKVLNKPVEIQVGGRSVVNKDITQLVEVRPESERFLRLLELLGEWYEKGKILIFVHTQDKCDALFKDLIRSGYPCLSLHGGKDQTDRESTIADFKSNVCNLLVATSIAARGLDVKELELVINFDVPNHYEDYVHRVGRTGRAGRRGCAITFISEEDARYAPDLLKALELSEQSVPDDLKALANGFMAKVNQGLEQAHGTGYGGSGFKFNEEEDEVRKAAKKAQAKEYGFEEDKSDSEDEDEGVRKAGGDISHQAVLAQAAAFAAATKANAAPAPTPISAAQLISNGGLPVSLPGVHGLGIPAAVQGTGLPATSNDAAARAAALAAAMNLQHNLAKIQADAMPEHYEAELEINDFPQNARWKVTHKETLGPISDWTGAAITTRGQYFPPGKVAGPGDRKLYLFIEGPTEQSVKRAKAELKRALEDITSHALSLPGSAQPGRYSVV, from the coding sequence ATGGAAGAGCCGAAACCTCGTAAATCGAGGAGGGATGCTTCTGAGAAGGAAGAAACGAAGAAAAGTAACCGTGATAGAGAAGATCGAAGTTCTGAAAAAGACAGGAATAAGGGCAGGCATGAGAAAGAAAAGAGTGATTTAAGTAAGTACAGGGAAAGAGACATGCACAAGGATAGGCACCGTGAGAAGGACCATGAGAGGACAAAGAGAAGGAGTCGGGACGAAGAAGGAACCCGAGGCAAGTCCAGAGGGAGAGAAAAGGACTCCGAGGAGTTGGAGTTAGACAAAGAGAGGGAGAAAGCTAGGGATAGGGATAGGGCACGAGAGAGGGAAAGAGAAAGTGAGAAGGAGAGGGAGAGAAGGGGGAGGGAGAGGAAAAGGGAGAGGGACAAATACAACGAAAAGGATAAAAACCATGATATGTCTTCTAGGTTGCACAGCAGTAGTGATGATGATAGGGACCATGGAAAACGGCGCAGGAAAGAGGAGGATTACAAAAAGAGAGATGAAGTGAGTAACAAGCAGAACCGGCATAGGGATGGCAGTCAAGAGAATGACCAACGGAAAGAAAGCCATGAAGAGTCAGTAATCGTTGAAGGAAACTCTCGGGAAGAAGATCTTGCTGAAGAACAGAAGAGACTGGATGAGGAGATGGAGAAACGAAGAAGGAGAGTACAGGAATGGCAGGAATTAAGAAGAAAGGAGGAACTTGAGGTGCAAACACTTGGAGGATCAGTCAATACAGATGAACCCTTGTCTGGAAAAACATGGACCCTTGAAGGGGAATCAGATGATGAAGAAGCAGCCCCTGAGGAAAAATCAGCGATGGATGAAGATGAAACTGTCAAGCATGATATTGAGGATTCCAATGGGAAGTCCGCTGATAATGAGAATGTGTCCACACCTGCATTGCTGACTGATAATGATCAAGCTGCTGAGGATGATGAAATTGATCCATTAGATGCTTTTATGAATTCTATGGTGTTGCCAGAAGTTGAGAGGCTACACAATGCAGTGGAGTCTTCCAACAACTTGGGTCCTGATGTGGCTCAAACAACTGGAAAACAAAACTCCGTTCAATCTAAAAAAggtacaaccaaaaccatggGAAGAATAATTCCTGGAGAAGAGTCTGATTCAGATTATGGAGATCTCAAAGACGATGAAGAtcctgaagaagatgaagatgatgaagaattcaTGAAACGGGTGAAGAAGACTAAAGTTGAGAAGCTTTCTATAGTCGACCATTCAAAAATTGATTATCCTTCCTTTCGGAAAAACTTTTATATTGAAGTGAAGGAAATTAATAGGATGACTACCGAAGAGGTCACAACATATAGGAAAGAACTAGAACTGAGGATGCATGGGAAGGATGTCCCAAAGCCAATCAAAACTTGGCATCAGACAGGGCTATCAACTAAAATACTGGATACCATTAAGAAAATGAATTATGAAAAGCCAATGCCTATTCAGTGTCAGGCCTTGCCTATCATAATGAGTGGTCGAGACTGCATTGGTGTTGCAAAAACAGGCTCTGGCAAAACTCTAGCATTTGTTCTCCCCATGTTGAGGCATATCAAGGACCAATCTCCGTTGATGTCTGGAGATGGGCCAATTGGGCTCATTATGGCTCCCACAAGAGAGCTTGTACAACAAATCCACAGTGATATCAAGAAGTTTGCAAAGGTGATGGCTCTCAGCTGCGTGCCTGTATATGGAGGTTCTGGGGTAGCCCAGCAAATTAGTGATTTGAAGCGAGGCACTGAGATCGTTGTTTGTACTCCTGGTAGAATGATCGACATTCTATGCACCAGTGGTGGTAAGATTACAAATTTGCGTCGTGTCACTTACCTGGTCATGGATGAAGCTGATCGAATGTTTGATATGGGTTTTGAACCGCAGATTACTAGAATTGTCCAAAATACACGACCAGATCGTCAAACTGTGCTTTTTTCTGCTACTTTCCCACGTCAAGTTGAAATTTTGGCACGCAAAGTGTTGAATAAACCTGTCGAAATACAGGTAGGTGGGAGAAGTGTTGTGAATAAGGATATAACCCAACTTGTTGAGGTGAGACCTGAAAGTGAAAGGTTCCTTAGACTCCTAGAACTACTTGGAGAATGGTACGAGAAAGGAAAGATATTAATATTTGTCCATACACAAGACAAATGTGATGCTTTGTTCAAGGATTTGATTAGATCTGGGTATCCATGTCTCTCACTTCATGGGGGAAAGGATCAGACAGATCGTGAATCCACTATTGCTGATTTTAAAAGTAACGTGTGCAATTTATTGGTTGCTACAAGTATTGCTGCTAGAGGTTTAGATGTGAAGGAGCTTGAACTAGTTATTAACTTCGATGTTCCTAATCATTACGAAGACTATGTTCATCGTGTTGGTAGAACAGGACGGGCTGGTAGAAGAGGCTGCGCTATCACGTTTATATCTGAGGAAGATGCAAGATATGCACCAGATCTTTTAAAAGCCCTAGAATTATCTGAACAGAGTGTTCCTGATGATCTTAAGGCGCTTGCGAATGGGTTTATGGCAAAGGTTAATCAGGGGCTTGAGCAAGCCCATGGAACTGGTTATGGTGGTAGTGGTTTTAAATTCAATGAAGAGGAGGATGAAGTGAGGAAAGCTGCGAAGAAAGCACAGGCAAAAGAATATGGCTTTGAGGAAGATAAATCGGATtcagaagatgaagatgaaggAGTGAGAAAAGCAGGTGGTGACATTTCTCACCAGGCTGTCCTCGCCCAGGCTGCTGCTTTTGCCGCTGCTACCAAAGCAAATGCTGCTCCAGCCCCGACACCTATCTCAGCAGCTCAGCTCATTTCAAATGGTGGATTGCCTGTTTCGTTGCCTGGTGTTCATGGTTTGGGTATTCCTGCAGCGGTCCAGGGAACTGGACTGCCTGCTACCAGCAATGATGCGGCAGCTAGGGCAGCTGCTCTGGCAGCTGCCATGAATTTACAGCATAACCTGGCAAAGATTCAGGCTGATGCCATGCCTGAACACTATGAAGCAGAGTTGGAGATAAATGATTTTCCTCAAAATGCTCGATGGAAGGTGACACACAAGGAAACTCTTGGCCCAATCTCTGACTGGACCGGGGCTGCTATTACCACCAGAGGGCAATACTTTCCTCCAGGCAAGGTTGCTGGACCTGGGGATAGAAAACTCTACTTGTTCATTGAAGGCCCTACTGAACAATCAGTCAAGAGGGCAAAAGCAGAACTCAAGCGTGCCTTGGAGGATATCACTTCTCATGCATTATCGCTTCCAGGATCAGCACAACCGGGCCGATATTCTGTTGTCTAA
- the LOC140873176 gene encoding F-box protein At3g44326-like encodes MASSCNDLREAAGDEGLWKKLCHDTWPSTSAIQTASFKCLYTDAFPLILYEEGRSEVPRQQMNSESTQPDWFLLSSPGDFTSLVDIYYKGHCIFSKVVDGMTTRNDSESSEGFNRFLCRPFSLDLLGIGRTETSDHVFDQNLGIMGDVTMNSLLAAFTGYNKRGGICSDIAQNIRLSWILCNTRTGRAVNISSWKPRSICRNNPFLYEDFYLCFGCIVPAEDSSMKHKLTEFEIMVKCKLLIEQGCIIWKEICLVMKGIDGLHLNGQQSTRALNRALLCSRSINHGRVEKGYQHFQNQKILHRLKIDREELISNILSATVAIASLLGICYACGTLL; translated from the coding sequence ATGGCATCTTCTTGTAATGACCTCCGTGAAGCTGCCGGAGACGAGGGCTTGTGGAAAAAGTTGTGTCACGACACCTGGCCGTCGACATCAGCCATCCAAACAGCAAGTTTCAAGTGTTTGTACACCGATGCTTTTCCATTGATTTTGTACGAGGAAGGAAGAAGTGAAGTACCTCGACAACAAATGAATTCCGAGAGCACGCAGCCAGATTGGTTTTTATTGTCATCTCCTGGTGATTTCACTTCACTGGTGGACATATATTACAAGGGCCATTGCATTTTCTCTAAAGTTGTAGATGGCATGACCACAAGAAACGACTCCGAGTCTTCTGAGGGTTTTAACAGGTTTTTGTGTCGTCCCTTTTCATTGGACTTGTTGGGCATTGGACGTACCGAAACATCTGATCATGTTTTTGATCAAAATTTAGGCATCATGGGTGACGTCACAATGAACTCGCTCTTAGCTGCTTTCACCGGATACAATAAAAGAGGAGGCATATGCTCTGACATTGCACAAAATATACGGCTAAGCTGGATTCTGTGTAACACGAGGACAGGAAGGGCTGTAAACATATCGAGCTGGAAACCCCGATCCATCTGCAGGAATAACCCTTTCCTTTATGAAGATTTTTATCTTTGTTTTGGTTGCATTGTGCCTGCAGAGGACAGTTCAATGAAGCACAAGCTAACCGAATTCGAAATAATGGTAAAATGTAAACTGCTGATAGAACAAGGATGCATAATATGGAAGGAAATTTGCCTAGTGATGAAGGGCATTGACGGGTTACATCTCAATGGCCAGCAAAGTACGAGAGCATTGAATCGAGCTCTCCTTTGTTCGCGCAGCATCAACCATGGCAGAGTGGAAAAGGGATATCAGCATTTTCAAAACCAGAAAATACTACATAGATTAAAGATTGACCGAGAGGAACTGATATCTAATATACTGTCGGCAACGGTAGCCATTGCATCACTCCTTGGCATTTGCTATGCTTGTGGCACACTATTGTAG
- the LOC140874945 gene encoding uncharacterized protein produces the protein MAAASSCTPGQTLNFHSFSKSKTLVHSSTKFPYSPPKFPPPLSVSYSSTGFNEAVVVDEDVEKIKRLQNGSDVRGVAVEGEKGRTVDLTPPAMEAIGESFGEWVTADLGRTNGGGEAVSVSVGRDPRISGAALSVGLFAGLGRAGCAIFDMGLATTPACFMSTVLPPFLYDASIMMTASHLPYTRNGLKFFTKKGGLTSPQVEEICDRAARKYANRVAKVSTLLRIPPTRVDFMSAYANHLREIIKQKVNHPLHYDAPLQGFKIIVNAGNGSGGFFTWDVVDKLGADTFGSLNLTPDGMFPNHIPNPEDKKAMALTRAAVLENDADLGVVFDTDVDRSGVVDRQGNPVNGDKLIALMSSIVLKEHPSTTIVTDARTSMALTRFITDRGGLHCLYRVGYRNVIDKGLQLNEDGIEAHLMMETSGHGALKENHFLDDGAYMVVKIIIEMVRMKLEGSNEGIGSLIKDLEEPLESVELRINIVTEPRHAKAKGSEVIEAFRNYIEEGRLEGYELDSCGDCWVSEGCLVDSNDAPFPIDAYMYRAKVSDSRGEEMGWIHLRQSIHNPNIAVNLQSTFPGGCQSMTKALRDKFLVESGLHKFLDISQIDKYARDGKI, from the exons ATGGCGGCGGCTTCTTCTTGTACGCCCGGCCAAACCCTCAACTTCCATTCATTTTCCAAATCCAAAACACTTGTTCACTCGAGCACCAAGTTCCCGTATTCTCCGCCGAAATTCCCGCCGCCGCTTTCAGTTTCATACAGCTCCACAGGGTTCAATGAAGCCGTGGTGGTGGATGAAGACGTGGAGAAGATCAAGAGATTGCAGAACGGCTCCGACGTTCGTGGGGTGGCGGTGGAAGGCGAGAAGGGCCGGACAGTCGACCTCACGCCGCCTGCCATGGAGGCCATAGGGGAGAGTTTCGGGGAGTGGGTGACGGCTGACTTGGGGAGAACCAACGGCGGCGGAGAAGCCGTTTCAGTGTCCGTCGGTCGGGACCCGAGGATATCGGGGGCTGCGTTGAGTGTCGGCTTGTTCGCCGGACTTGGTAGGGCTGGATGCGCTATTTTCGACATGGGACTTGCCACCACGCCGGCTTGCTTCATGAGCACCGTCCTACCTCCATTTCTATATGACGCTTCCATAATG ATGACAGCTTCACACTTGCCATACACACGAAATGGATTGAAGTTCTTCACCAAGAAAGGAGGCCTCACATCGCCGCAAGTGGAGGAGATATGCGACCGGGCTGCCCGGAAATACGCGAACCGCGTCGCCAAAGTGTCGACGTTGCTTCGGATACCGCCCACGAGAGTCGATTTCATGAGCGCCTACGCGAACCATCTGCGTGAAATCATCAAGCAAAAGGTCAATCATCCGTTGCACTATGACGCTCCTCTTCAAGGATTTAAG ATAATAGTAAACGCTGGAAATGGATCAGGAGGCTTTTTCACATGGGATGTGGTGGACAAGCTTGGAGCAGACACATTTGGCTCTCTCAATCTCACCCCTGATGGAATGTTCCCAAATCACATTCCCAATCCAGAGGACAAAAAGGCCATGGCCTTAACACGAGCTGCCGTGCTCGAAAACGACGCCGATCTCGGGGTTGTCTTCGATACAGACGTCGATCGTAGCGGTGTGGTTGATAGACAAGGAAATCCCGTCAATGGAGACAAGCTTATTGCTCTCATGTCCTCCATTGTTCTCAAGGAGCACCCAAGCACGACTATCGTCACCGACGCACGTACCAGCATGGCCTTGACAAGGTTTATCACGGACAGAGGAGGCCTGCATTGCTTGTACAGAGTTGGCTACAGGAATGTGATTGATAAGGGCCTTCAGCTTAATGAGGATGGAATTGAAGCTCATCTTATGATGGAAACTTCAGGCCATGGTGCCCTCAAAGAGAATCATTTTCTTGATGATG GTGCTTATATGGTCGTAAAAATCATCATTGAAATGGTTAGGATGAAGcttgaaggatcaaatgaagggATTGGGAGTCTAATAAAAGATTTGGAAGAGCCACTGGAATCAGTGGAGTTGAGAATAAACATTGTTACAGAGCCCAGACACGCCAAGGCCAAAGGCTCTGAGGTGATTGAGGCGTTCAGGAACTACATTGAG GAAGGAAGGTTAGAGGGTTATGAACTGGATTCTTGTGGGGACTGTTGGGTGAGTGAAGGGTGCCTCGTGGACTCCAACGACGCTCCgtttccgatcgatgcctatatgTACAG GGCCAAAGTTTCTGATTCCAGAGGAGAAGAAATGGGTTGGATACACCTCCGACAGAGCATTCACAACCCGAATATAGCTGTTAATTTGCAGTCTACGTTCCCGGGAGGTTGCCAGTCCATGACCAAAGCTCTGAGAGATAA GTTTCTTGTAGAGAGTGGGTTGCACAAATTTCTTGACATTTCTCAAATTGACAAGTACGCGAGAGATGGGAAGATATGA